TACGTCTCTGCATCAAAGCCGTGATTAAATGCGCTCACGTAAATATTATTAATATCTAACAGCATCAAACAGTCCGCTTGCTTTGTAACGTTAATGAAAAATTCCCATTCCGGCACCGCAGATTGTGCATAGGTCACATAACTCGACACGTTTTCTAATAGGATTTGGCGCCCTAAATAATCTTGCACCTGCTTCACACGATCAACCACATGTTGTAAGGCTTCTTCGGTATATGGCAAAGGCATAAGATCATGCGCGTTTTTACCTTGCACACCTGTCCAGCATAAATGATCAGAAATCCACGCAGGTTCAACACGCTGAGTTAAGGCTTTTAACTGTTTTAAATAATCAGTATTTAAGGGATCCATACTGCCGATCGACAAGGAGACACCATGCATCACAATGGGATAATGGGCACGAATTTGATCGAGCACCCACAGCGGTTTACCGCCTGGCACTAAATAATTTTCGGTGAGGACTTCAAACCAATCGACTGGCGGCTGGTTTTCTAAGACGTAATCGTAATGAGGTGTTCTGAGCCCCAGCCCAAAACCTAAGTAAGGATAAGTCATACAAAAAACCCGCACGACATAACATCGCGCGGGTTATTCACTGCGTTTACTAGCACTTACAGTTTTTTTTGCTTTTACAAGCATTTTTTCCTTTACAGGCATGCTTACCTTTACAAGCATTCATACCTTTACAAGCATTTTTTCCTTTGCACGCATGCTTACCTTTACAAGCATTCATACCCTTACAGGCATGACTTGCACCGGCTGTTTTCACAGCAGGTGTTGCTGCTGCAGGCGTTGCATCCGTATCATGTGAAGTAAACATCGAACAGCCAGAGAGAACTAACGCCCCTGCAGCAACTGCTAACAAAGCACCATTTTTAATAGACATACATTGACTCCTAAGTTGAGATTAATACGTTCTGCCACCACCCGCGTGACGCTGCGCGGCGCCAACGGATCGAACAGACTGAGAAAACGACGTGAGGTAAGGTAACAACACCAAAATCACGCCCAAAAGAAACAAAAATACGACTTGCGACAAACGCACTTGCATGGGATTACGACGATGCTCTACCCATTGCACCAAGGTTCCCACCAAAAAGGCCGCACCAATCACGTAACACACTAAGTTAAATACATTAGAAAATTCTTTAATGGGTTGTAGCAAACCATCCGCCACACTACCAAGACTACCCGCAACCGCAACACCGGCTAAACTCAGCCCAACAAGGGTAAATCCAATTGACCAAAAACGATTCATTTTCAACTCCTTATGATATAGTCGGATCATCTTAGCAAAGGCTACTCAGATTGTAAAAATTCGAACTTATGTTTTAAGTTTGAGCAGCCCTATTCCGTATGTTAGAATCATTTCAATTAAATAAAACCTACAATATGGGAGACAAGCACTTTGCCAATCGATGACAGTGATGATACGCCGTTGGGTCGATATTTTTCTTCCATGTCTACCTTGTCTGCGCAAGCACAAGATTTTTTTGAAGCAATGAAAGAACATCCCCTCCCTCATTTGTATGGCAGACAATCGCCTTTATTGCACGCTACGATTCGCAAGCAACCAGAATTGCTCGCATTTATTTATCATACCTACGCAGATCATTTAACACCAAAAAACAGAATTCGTTTAGCTGCACTCTGCGATCAAAAACAAGAAAAAGAGGGGATTACCAAAGAAGAAAAAAGAAAGGTGGAAGAAAAAGCAACCCGTAAAGAAGAGGCAAAAGCCAATCTTAACGAAGCTATCAATGCTTATATAACAGAACGAACAGAAGAACCGGAATACAAATGGAGACTCTCATTCTTTGGCAGAGGAAAAATAAGTAAAAAGCTATTTGGATACTCAAAAGACGATAAACTCAATGCAGCCAAGGCATTGTTAGATGCACTCCAGCATGACACCGTCCCTAATAATCAGCATATAAACGCACTGAATAATGGCAAGCTTAAACATGTCTATCATCAGTTTTGCACATTCAAGGCGACGCCTTTTTAACTTGACTCCGCCCTTCAAATCAGGTTTCATAGCAGCATGGATTTCGCAGCATACAGGCAGTTTACGCAGCAGCAACTCTTTGAGGTGCATGGCCATCGCCTATGCCCCTGGAGCGAAGAAACGATTGCCAGCCTGAATGCCCCGCAAGCTTGGCATCCAGACAATCCTAACGGCCATGGTGTTGTCCTCATCCACGGTTTATTTGAATCCCCCTATCACATGCGAGCCATCGGCGACTGGTTTTGCCAGCAAGGCTATTTGGTCCACAGCGTATTGCTACCCGGTCATGGTACACAACCGGATGATCTTATCGATATGGAATATGACGCGTGGATTGAAGCGTCGCAATTCGTGATTGATCTCACACAAGCCCAAGTCGATCAGCTCATTGTTTGCGGCCATTCTACCGGTGGCTTATTAGCGATTTATCATGCGCTGCGTAACCCGAGCATCGATCGTTTAGTTTTATCTGCCCCTTGTCTGAAAGTCGCCTCGCGTTTTGCTGGGCTAGCACCGATGATGCAGGGTTTAAGTGAATTATTTCCGCGTTTGCAATGGCTATCACGCAAAGAAGAAAATGATGTCACAAAATATCAATCCGTTGCGACCAATGCCGTGGTACAACTGCAACATCTCATGAAAATCGTCAGCAGTGATTTACAACACGCCACGCGCGAATGGCCAATGATGGTATTAGCCTCTGCGCAAGACACCACGGTATCCTCAGCTGCCGTGTTGGATTTTTTCCAGCAATTTGCCGATGATAACAGCCGCCTACTCTATTACAGCAAACACCTAACCCATTTACTACACGATACCCGCATCCATGTGGTGCAATCGACCGGAACCGTACACCCGAGCCTGTTACGCTCACCAGACGACCCCCATTATGGTGCCGACGGTGAAATGCCTGAATATAACCCAAAATTTTCCCATTTGACGGCGGCTTTGCAGGATTTTCTCACCAGGTAAAAATCACTCAAAGGTGTACTTTAGACTTGACACATCTGATACAATATCCAGATGAGAAAATCGAAGCTATTAGTTAATTTAAAACGTACCTGGATCCCGCTGACCAGCCTGCTCATTCTGATGCTAGGCAGCAGCTTCTTGATCACCTTAACCGTGCTGCGCCTCAGAGGCATGCATGCCCCCTCTCTGATGATTGGTGCGATGACGGCGGTACTCTATGCGGGCTCTGCCGCTGGCTCCTTCCGGGCTGAACCCTTCATCGCGCGCGTCAAACACGTTCGTGCTTTCGCGACCTTTGCTTCCATCTTTTCGATTACTTGTTTGCTACAAGGTTTATGGCTCAATCCCTGGTTCTGGCTGGTTTTGCGTTTTTTAAATGGTTATGCCATCGCCGGTTTATTTATTGTGATTGAAAGCTGGTTGCTCGCCAAAAGCACTGCAAAAACCCGTGGCGCCATTTTATCTTTGTATATGATTGCTTTGTATTGCGCGCAATCTGCAGGACAGTTTTTTATTAATCTGAAGCACCTAAACTCACTACAACCTTTCGTTATTATTGGTGTGCTAACAGCTCTTGCGGTCTTGCCATTA
The marine bacterium B5-7 genome window above contains:
- a CDS encoding UPF0276 protein: MTYPYLGFGLGLRTPHYDYVLENQPPVDWFEVLTENYLVPGGKPLWVLDQIRAHYPIVMHGVSLSIGSMDPLNTDYLKQLKALTQRVEPAWISDHLCWTGVQGKNAHDLMPLPYTEEALQHVVDRVKQVQDYLGRQILLENVSSYVTYAQSAVPEWEFFINVTKQADCLMLLDINNIYVSAFNHGFDAETYLNAVPVDRVQQFHLAGHTNLETHLIDTHDHPVCDPVWDLYRKAVQRFGDVSTMIERDDDIPEFDVLMAELTMAKEIAAACHPGLDAGSPAEFILF
- a CDS encoding lipoprotein, whose protein sequence is MDFAAYRQFTQQQLFEVHGHRLCPWSEETIASLNAPQAWHPDNPNGHGVVLIHGLFESPYHMRAIGDWFCQQGYLVHSVLLPGHGTQPDDLIDMEYDAWIEASQFVIDLTQAQVDQLIVCGHSTGGLLAIYHALRNPSIDRLVLSAPCLKVASRFAGLAPMMQGLSELFPRLQWLSRKEENDVTKYQSVATNAVVQLQHLMKIVSSDLQHATREWPMMVLASAQDTTVSSAAVLDFFQQFADDNSRLLYYSKHLTHLLHDTRIHVVQSTGTVHPSLLRSPDDPHYGADGEMPEYNPKFSHLTAALQDFLTR